A genome region from Salvia splendens isolate huo1 chromosome 19, SspV2, whole genome shotgun sequence includes the following:
- the LOC121780195 gene encoding endoglucanase 9-like translates to MSPIKLSHIGRAFVLGELSSSTMAMALSQFLLFVILFNICLLCVQCNPNYRDALAKSIIFFQGQRSGRLPPQEISWRRSSGLSDGSLAGVDLTGGYYDAGDNVKFNLPMAYTTTMLSWSVIEYGKKLGPQVAEARAAIRWATDYLLKCARATPGRLYVGVGDPNADHKCWERPEDMDTVRTVYYVSAGNPGSDVAGETAAALAAASIVFKKVDPRYSRLLLATAKNVMQFAMQHRGSYSDSLGSVVCPFYCSYSGYTDELLWGAGWLFRATNQMYYLNFLKSVGGNDGTDTFSWDNKYAGARVLLARRSLVNNDETFGAYRQQAEDFLCRILPNSPSSTTQYTKGGLMYKMGSSNLQYVTSITFLLTTYSKYMATAKHSFSCGNLLVTSRTLRSLAKRQVDYILGDNPMRMSYMVGYGPNYPKRIHHRGSSLPSVAAHPQRLGCEAGFQPYFYGSTPNPNTLIGAVVGGPNQNDFFPDERGDYSHSEPTTYINAALVGPLAFFAGRS, encoded by the exons ATGTCCCCAATCAAATTAAGCCATATAGGTAGAGCCTTTGTACTAGGAGAATTATCTTCAAGTACAATGGCAATGGCTCTTTCCCAATTCCTACTTTTTGTCATCTTGTTCAACATCTGTCTCCTGTGCGTCCAATGCAACCCTAATTACCGAGATGCCCTCGCCAAATCCATCATCTTCTTCCAAGGCCAGAGGTCAGGCCGCCTCCCGCCTCAAGAAATCAGCTGGAGACGCAGCTCTGGACTCTCCGACGGCAGCCTCGCTGGT GTGGACTTAACCGGAGGATACTACGATGCGGGCGACAACGTGAAGTTCAACCTTCCGATGGCGTACACGACGACAATGTTGTCATGGAGCGTGATTGAATACGGGAAGAAGCTGGGCCCACAGGTGGCGGAGGCACGGGCAGCCATCCGGTGGGCCACGGACTATCTTCTCAAGTGCGCCCGTGCGACGCCGGGGCGACTCTATGTGGGCGTTGGAGACCCCAATGCCGACCACAAATGCTGGGAGAGGCCGGAGGATATGGACACGGTGAGAACCGTGTACTATGTCTCGGCCGGAAACCCGGGGTCGGACGTGGCCGGTGAAACGGCAGCGGCGCTGGCGGCGGCTTCCATTGTGTTCAAGAAAGTGGATCCCAGGTACTCGAGGCTGCTGCTGGCGACTGCTAAAAATGTGATGCAATTTGCAATGCAGCATAGGGGCTCATATAGTGACTCTCTTGGCTCTGTTGTCTGCCCTTTCTATTGCTCTTATTCAGGCTACACG GATGAGTTGCTTTGGGGAGCTGGCTGGCTGTTCAGAGCGACCAACCAGATGTATTACcttaattttttgaaatcaGTTGGCGGGAACGACGGCACCGACACTTTTAGCTGGGACAACAAGTATGCCGGTGCTCGTGTGCTCCTAGCCAGG AGGAGTTTAGTCAACAATGATGAGACGTTTGGGGCATATAGACAACAAGCGGAGGATTTCCTATGCAGAATTCTGCCTAATTCCCCTTCCTCCACCACACAGTACACCAAAG GAGGTTTGATGTACAAGATGGGGTCAAGTAATCTACAATATGTAACATCCATAACTTTCTTGCTCACAACTTACTCTAAATACATGGCTACGGCCAAGCACTCCTTCTCTTGTGGGAATCTCCTCGTCACTTCTCGGACTCTGCGAAGTCTAGCCAAGAGACAG GTGGACTATATACTAGGAGATAATCCGATGAGGATGTCTTACATGGTGGGCTACGGCCCCAATTATCCAAAGAGGATTCACCACAGAGGATCTTCACTGCCCTCCGTGGCCGCTCACCCCCAGAGGTTGGGCTGTGAGGCTGGATTTCAGCCCTACTTCTACGGTTCGACCCCAAATCCCAATACGCTCATAGGCGCCGTCGTTGGTGGGCCCAACCAAAATGATTTCTTCCCGGATGAAAGAGGAGATTATAGTCATTCTGAGCCTACTACTTATATCAATGCTGCATTAGTTGGGCCCTTGGCATTCTTTGCTGGGAGGTCTTGA